In the genome of Hippoglossus hippoglossus isolate fHipHip1 chromosome 9, fHipHip1.pri, whole genome shotgun sequence, the window agagctaaaggtgctgatgaagatgaagatttGGAGTTTGAAGAACCTGCAATTTATCAGGAGCCTCCGAAGTTTGAGGTGAATAAAAATGTCTCTGTATTTTAGAGATTAATTTTATATATTGGATGGAAGatgatttttctttgtcttgtcaggatgaagaggagtttCCAGGCTTGACTCCTGCTCTGACTCGGACCGACAGATTCTTAAGCAGCAGCAATGCAGCTAAGCTATGCAATGaggtatatttatatataatactgTGTTGTTGTAATGGGGGTGGAGCTTACACATTTCTACATGTTGAGTCAATGGATtgtcattaaaatatattagaTGGAATTTAATTAGCAAGTCTATGTTCCCTTTGTAAAGGAAAACCAAAGAATCGGAGGTCAGCACCTGGCTGCTGACCAGAACAAGGAAAAGTCTAATGCAGCAAAAACTCAGTCCACAGAGACGACTAAGAAAggacaggtttgttttttcagcTTCCATTCGATTAATTTGTCCTTTAATATCATCCAGGTGAAACCCTATTTTTTACTCCTGTTATTGGTCTTTtgattttctaaaaaaaaactgaaaaggtgtCAGGGAAGAAAAGCAAAGTTCCTGTTCAGCTGGACATCGGGAACATGTTGGCCGCCCTGGAAAAGAAGCAGCAATCTCAAAAAGCCAAGCAAGATGCCAAACCAGTCATTCTCTCAGGTGGGTCATCGATGAATTCCTCATTTGTCTTGTTCTTGATGATAATAATTCAGTAAGACATACTTGCAGATCTAGATGTTTAAAATGAAGCCATGAATAAGTGtcttttaaaactttctttttaaagttgGCGGGGGACTACCTGTTGCCCAGAAGCAGGGGTCCGTCCAGAAGAAGCCGCCCTGGCAGCAGGGTCAAGTCGCACACAATCCTCTGGACTCCACCTGCCCAATGgtgaagaaaggaaaacagagagaggtgCCCAAAGCCAAGAAACCCACTCCTCTCAAAAAGGTAAGTCCACTCActtcaaaacaaatacagacgggttacattttatacaaatgtaTATCAGCAGATCAactttttattatcatcatgtttctgtgtgatcCTCAGGTCATTTTGaaggaaagggaggagaggaagcacaAGCGTTtgctggaggagagaggtcTGGTTTCTGAGGATGAGCTCAAACCTGTTAATGATGCAGATGAAGAGCAGTGCGACATAACTATCACAGGTCAGAGCAAGCGTGTGGAAAAACAGATCATAATCGAGTCCTATGGTTATCACAGCTGCAAGTAGATTAGGTGAATATTTGATTTTGAATGTATTTTGTGCTTCTCAAATCTCAGATGAGGTTGGGAGTCCTACAGAGGATCTGGACGATCAGTCTGAGTTCAGTGGCACAAACCTGATGGTGAGCGAATGCGAGGAGGACGAAAAGGAGGAAACCGTAGAGCAACAAACCACCTCACCTGTGCCCTGCGCAGTCAGTCGGCCCAAAATCCACAGCAGGAAGTTCAGAGAGTAAGACTGTAAAAGCATCCTTACCCTGGTTCAAGTTTAAATCTTTGTTGTGTGTTCATTGTGTTGCCCATGTGTTGATTGAAATCTTTATCGTGTGTGTCAGCTACTGCAGCCAGATGCTGAGCAAAGATGTGGATGAGTGTGTGACGACGctgctgaaggagctggtgCGTTTCCAGGACCGCCTCTACCAGAAGGACCCCATGAAGGCCCGCATGAAGAGACGCATCGTGATGGGGCTCAGAGAGGTCCTGAAGCACCTCAAACTCAGGAAGGTCAAATGCGTCGTCATCTCCCCAAACTGTGAACGCATCCAAGCCAAAGGTATTGTGTCCTCGTGGTTAACAGTGTAACAGAGTTTGATGAAAGCAAATATTGTTAGTGTTATACATTTATCGAGAAGCAGGACTAGTTTTCAAATTTAGCTCTAATCTCTTACAAGTTTAAACCCGGGAGCTCAACTGTCACCTTCCACAGGCGGCCTGGACGAGGCGCTGCACAACATCATCGACACGTGTCGTGAGCAGGGGGTACCCTTTGTGTTTGCGCTCTCCAGGAAAGCTTTGGGTCGCTGCGTCAACAAGGCGGTGCCAGTCAGCCTGGTGGGCATCTTCAACTATGATGGTGCACAGGTCAGGTTTAATTCACACAAACCACTAACAAAATAGATGTAACATGAATTAAGCTATAATGTCgaagataaaaaaataactatatattttttaaagttgataactttttcttttctacaggACCACTACCACAAGATGATCGAGCTGTCTTCTGAGGCCCGGAGAGCTTATGAGGTGATGGTTTCAAGTCTGGAGCAGAGCGACCAGGCCGAGGCAGAACAGGCAGCGAACAGTGAGGAAGAGCTGCAGATCAGCAGCATGGCTGAGGAGGCTGAGCCCAGTCCAGAGAGCACACATCCAGAGGACCCAGAATACTGTAAGTTACTGTTTATACAATGTGATCCTATGagataaaacaaagagaaagattaAATCTTGTGATTTGACCAAATAGTTCAATAAGACAAGAATCGGTTGATACAAAAAGTTCAGGATTTATggttgaataaaaatgaaataataatcttgttgtatttttcttcctccagtAACAATTTGGAAGAAGATGTTGCAGAAGGAGTACAACCACACATTTTTGAACTTTGAGGAGCAGCTCAGCTCCTTGTGTTTGGACAGTGAATGTactgaaaacactgatgaagatgtgaAGAGTTGACAGTGGTGAAGCCCTCTGTgcctaacaaaaaaaaaatgaacccACACGTGCTGATCACCAGCAAAGAAGAAACGAGGATGGACTTAATTTCCCATTCagaaaaactgcagcacaaggtacttctgctgcagcagagctcaACCTGAGGGATTTGTCAGGAAATTTATAATTTTGCTAATATTGGCAatgaatctttttttctttaatgacTAGAgtaatatttttgtgtttgagttaAAGATAAATGGGCAAATCTGTGTATAtaaagggtgtgtgtgcgtgtgagggtGTTTCTAAACTGGAAATGAACCACTGAGACACTAGGACCAAAGCTGTCACTTGAAAAAGATCCCACAATATGAATTTTGTGTGTAGAATATGAACAGACTAAGAAATAATCAGTGATCACTTTGTTTTAGCCGTTGTGTTGCAGCTTTTGATTCTTTACGAATTACCTTAAGTTAATCGACAGGAACACGAGAGAAATAAGTGGAAACGATgcgagagaggagggaggacattcACAGACGGCCTGCAGCCAGGCTCGGGTCTGCGTCTTGTACGGGCTGAAATATGGATCAGTGagatttttaatttgtgaaatgATGCTTGTTTATCTCCCTCTGTAAAACTGTAGGAAAATACACTACAGGGAATTTAAGTTTGTGAATGTAGAAAAGATAAAACAATTAGAAACCAAGCACTCAAAGTGACCACACATGATACGCTTGACACTTTAATTTCTTGTATTTGCTTTTGGGAGAATGTTTAAAGCCGATTTAATAAGTGAGTGTACATTGTTTTGTCACTTTTCAAATATGGACACACAGCATGTGTTAAACCTGTCACTAACTGCTGTGTTGTGTGGGTTTGTGAAACAGCTTGTGGTCCTGTGTAACTTCCATGTTGCACTCAGTGTGGGAAGTTTCAGTTTCGTTGATATGAATTATTTCTCAACATCATTTCATCTCATTGATCCTTACTTGAGCCCAGTCTGACACCTCCAGGCCACGGTTGCACAACTAGGTTGAGTTTAAAGTTAGAAATTGAACTTTGTTATTAATTTacctttaaaaaatgacatgtGAGAAAATAGTTGTTAAAAGGAGACTGTGCTACATAGTagagagtgtgtttttgttggtaTACAGTAGGTACAATGCACAATATGTTGGGCTGCCAGGAATTAAGTTCTTGTAATAGGAAAATCTGCCTGTTGGTGGTTGAGTCACATGGTAAAAAGGACTAGAAAATTGcttaattcttctttttttttaaagacaatttTACAGTCATTGAAATTGCTCAGTGACAATCACCTTCAAAAAGCAATAAATTCCCACATTTGAAAGGGGCTAAATTAAGTCCGaatttcattgagctgaagaTTCACTTCTGATTATCTGATCATTACTTATGAAAGTCAAAATTactaatattaacatttttagttgtgtaaaagtgatttaaatgtctgatatgggggaaaaaagtctTAAGTGCCGACAAAGAACCTCAGTGAATCTTGTGGGATTTGCTTCAGGCACAATGGACATGAGGTTGTGTCCAAGTTGATTATTTCTTGATGCACtgacaaaaaatatgaaagttTAACAAGAAATTGGTTTGttgttaattatattatttgtcAACGTGTAACTGAATTTTGATCTGAATTTAGTATATTTAGTTATACctgacatttctttatttcGATTAAAGAAGATAATTTATTTTCATGGGATCATTTTTTTACGGCTTCAGTtcagaaacagagcagagacacagacatgcTACTGATTCTTTAGGTGTCTGTCGTTAACCTGAGGCCAAAAGAATCACTGCTCTTTGCAAAGTGCCACTCGAGACCAGACACAATGCTGAAACTGCACAATACAAATGTTTGACAAAGCTGAGTCTGCTGTCTTTGTTTctatgaaacaaacaaatcataaGATGTTTCGTATTTGAATGTTCTCACTCCCTAAATATATCATTTCAAAAATAGATTGTCTTTAAATCCTTTTGTACAATGTAAGGTAAAGTTGCCTGTGTTGGCTTCacatgtgaaatgtttcatcCCAAAAGGATTTTGGTCTCAAAGTCAGAGCACTTTGGATTTTGAATTCCTCACTTAAATATgtgtttacaaaaataaaataaaatcatttgtgATTCTAAATTAAACGAAAATGAATATATTCAAAAGGATACGTCCTTTTGGAATGAAACTTCAAATGAGTTACAAGTCATTCCATATCAGCTGCGTTTTGTGTCATGCAAAATtgttattaaatacatttattttctatgcACACTCCTTATGATCTATTTTTATTCATCCAAATGTGCTGGTTGCTTACATAATGTCACCTCGTTTCAAACGGTAGTTTTGTAGTGTGAATGTGACGACTCCAGGTGTGAACATCCCACATAAACCAGAATGACTAGTATTTTCCGTAGCCTGTGGCTGAAACAACAAGCAGCAAAACCATTACGTAACATTTTATCAACAAATTACTCATCTGCTGATTCTCCATTACTTtccaaaataaattattaattttctGCTAACAAATTTTCCGTGTAACTAAAACTGAATTAGCTTGGGTAgtgcttagagagagaagggagtatctgtggaattagacaggctCTATTCTCCTGATCAGATATGATATACgtaatatatacagtaatgtgaggatggtcaaaaattcatCCTCAAGAAACCCTGAATATCTGCAGGAAATATCACAGCAATGCATCTGATAGTTGAcacaatgtattattatatattcactTTGTACCACACACGTTAACAGAGGACACATAAGGGGATCATCAAGGTCAGTATGGGTCTTCCTCTGGTGACCATGACCAATCAAAACAGtgggccagctgaccaatcagagcagacttggTTTTATCAGgaggccttaaagagacaggagctgaaatcaagtgtttcagacagaggctgaaaagaggaggtgcagcaatggacagtctgaggaaagtgatgtgttgtttttgaacaTTAGAGcttgtaaaccttttcaagtaataacataaattatgaacctgaatatgagcagaatatggctcatttaattgttaaaatCTTTGTAAATCACTTGGATcatctgtcttttttattttggactTTTCATGTGAAATTACACTTTACATTAAAGGCGGTTTAGGGAAAGTATCAACATATTCACTGACGATTAGTTCTGGGCCCACTTTGGATACACTGGCTCCAGTTTCATGAGGATTTCTCGGCTTCTTATTGGTGAACTCTGTGTAGCGGTCACTCTTCTCCCCACAGGAGGAGTCAGCGGAGGtgctttgtctctgcaggaggagctgattGTCGCCgaccacctcctccaccctgctgTAGTCCTCTGGTATGTTCTCCTCTCGCCTCTGAACATCCACGCAGCCATGGACTCTGTCTTTATGGAGGATGAGAATATTGTCACCGTTCACCTCCTTCACTCTGGTGTAGTCCACCTCACTCACATCCACCTCCTGCGTGTTCTTATGTCTGTGAATATCCACGTAACCGCAGTTTGAGAGAAGCTGGACACTGCTCTCAGCTGCAGGGTCGTGGCTCGACCACCTCTGATCTGCCGCCTCTGGCAGTGTctcctttttaaataaacccaCTCCTGAGAGAGACGCATTGCTGTTTGcaaagttatttatttcattctttctttcctcgGCCTTCTCCCTGTCACTTTGGCCCGGGGTCGGCTCCTTGCAGTGGGTTTCAAAGTTTAAGAGGAAGCCAGCAGCAATAGTCAagcttttcttccttttttgaGAACTGGACGAGTTGGGCAGACGCACGTCATCCGACACGATTAAATACTCCTCGCTCTCGTCCTTCCAGGCCGCCACAGAAGGAAAGGTCTGGTTGATGATCAGGGCGTTGTTGACATCTTCAGATCGTCCACTCTGGAAGAATTAGTGAGGGGTCATTCAGCAGATTGTTAACAGACAGCAACGTAATTTGGGCGTTTtgagaataatgttgtaattgagataaaaagtcataatattacaactttattctcgaaattgtggtgctgatgagccaaatgatcatgtatttctttatttgtgaagTATAACTGAACAAATTGTTCATTTTAGAAAAAGGTAACAGACTTATCTTCTTATACTAACATTGACACATAGCGTAAAATTACGACTTCCATCTTGTAAAATCACGACTTTCTTTCTTGTAAAATAACGACTTTCCAGGGTCCAGATTCTGGATATGATGGTTATAGAGTACAGCTGCGGTGTTACCTTGAGAAGCTGAACATCAATTCCTCGTATCTTTGGACCAGGAACAGGAGGCAGGAGACACTGCTTCACACTGAGGAACAAAGAAAGTGAGTCAGATTATCCTCCTCACCCCGATTTCACATAAAGACTTGTAAATCATTCTTTGCAGGAGATACATACTATTTCCTCTTCATGACCAAGACACACATTGTTAGAAATGGAACTGTAGAGAGGCTGGAGAGCAATATCCAGAAGGGTTTCTCACTCTGAGGATCTAAACAAGAAAAGAAGggaatatatgtttttttattgatggttAGTATCAGTTGCCTGTTTGCtgtaaaaagacagaataaggTCTGAAACGTACGGTTGAAGGTTTTCACAGAGGTAGAGTTGCTCCACTCGCTCCAGGAGCTGTGGTCTAACCTGCAGCGGACCTGAACCACGTACGTCACCCCGGGATCGATGTTGTACAGGTTGAATTGGGTTTGTGTTCCTGACGTGTACTCCTGGAGAAAGATAGAACATCCAATGTTCACCTTGTACCAATGTTGGGCCAACAGGCTGTATAAAAAGATGAACAATATGACGGCTCCACAACAAAGTCAGGGACCAGTCAcatcatttcattattattattattatagcgGACTTCTTCAAACATACGCTCATGTTTCTGTTGCTTATACAAACTTAACTGATGTGAACAAACTAGACCCACAAGTCAGGATTGattcaaataaacattaaaatgacaatgattttattgtgtaaacacacacacacacacactcttgttgTTCTTTcctgcacaaaacaaaaaccacgTGCCGTGTTTCTCACCTTCCACTCGTTGCCATCCTTTTGTTTAAATCTGAGTTCATATTTAATGGTGACCCATCCTGACTTGGTGTCTGTGTTTTGGGGACTCTCCCACCGGACGTGGAGAAACGGGTTGTCCTCCCCATTCATCACCTGCAGGCTGATGTTTCCAGGAGCGTCGGGCATCACTGTCAAGAGGGGACACAGCAAGACAGTGCacagcagtgctttgagctaaatgctaatatcGGCACACTAACATGCTGATGAGGGCTGCTGATGTGAGCATGCAAAATATCACATCACAGGGTGTGCACAGTCAAATGAGGCAAATCAACCCCAACATATAACACTACAGCTTTTTTTTAGCTTATTACAAAAGGGAAAAGTTGCACAATTCTTATTAACAATGGAAAATAAGAATTGTGCaacttctgtctgtctgatatAACATAACGTGACCCACTAGGCTTTGCACAGTGAAGTACCAACATCATTTAACAACCAGAGCAGAGTCTGCATGGAAAGAAGATATAGCATGAGCTGTTGTTGATGTTGCAGGAAAGGTCAAAGGGTAACTACAGTCATTAAGATTCAtatcaatccatccaatagtttttGAAGATATTTCAGTCCTGACATTGGTTTTAAGAagccagaaaacacaacagtggttttaaatatttgttgtaAGTTTAGATCCCTCTCCCTGCAGTTACTATTTTCTTACAAGACTCTGCTCCAAATGTACTGTAAATACAGCACATGTTCAAGTGTCCCTATAACCAAACAAAAGGTGTGAACCCTATCCAAGACTGTACCCAAGGTTTACACCAGGCACAAACCAGTTCCGCCTCATTCTGTTCCGGTTTTCATTTGTGCCTCGCGTCTGTCTGTCAGTATTTTTCCATTCCTTACTAAGCAGAAAAACTGCACTATAAATACAACTGTGCCAATAATTAGCTCGATCGATGCAGGTACTTTTCAGCTGTTTTAACTTCTACTCTAACAAATACACAGACTGAGTGGGGATCAATAGTTCAAAGTGTCTCACTGACATAAGACACTGATGAGCTCAGCACTGATTCTTCATTATCCTCCAGAAATCTGTCTTCatgtctttctttgtttgtctttcgATTTTATTGACAAACGCTCTCGACTTCGCAACCCTCACCCTCTCgagcttatgttttcacctctgtccatttgtctgttggtttgattgtaagcaagattacacagaaactattGGACGGATTACTGCAAAACTTGGCTGGAAGGATGCGATATGATCCAGGAAAGAAACCATTCAatcttggtgcagatccgggGGCAGGAATTATTTTTGGATCACTTTAGAATAACGAGATGTAGCATTATTTTTGgccattttcactgttttcccaggaaataattaatggatctggatgaaaaaatcaggcacatttaaggAACTGCTATACATGaatgtgtgcagtttggtgcagcttgatttaatgtGAGGGGACtactgggccttggtggaggaatgcatCATTAAACTGCTCTTGCTGTGATATCAGCTATGATGTCAGTCTTGATTCAGTGGTGTAAAACAATCTATGAATCACAGGGAGGTCATATTCTATGTTTTCATAATATTGCAGGAAAAAAACCCAAGGAGCAGCTCAGGGAAAGACATGAAGAAGGTAGATGAACTGAATTTCTTTGCTACTTACCAATCTCCATGACGTCAATCTTAAAGGTGTCTGAAGTGGCGTTCCCTAATGCATTGGAGGCCACCACAGTCAGATAATAATCCACCCAGATGGAGGTGTGGACCTTGTCAAAGAAGCAGGAGTTCTTCCCTGCAGAGAGGTAGTCAGGACACTCGTGTGTTCCCTCCAGTCTGTACGGAGACAAAACGAGTCCTTCACTGACCAGGACATGGATGAACACAGCTCAGGGCGGACATGTGCATCTTTCATGGAGATGTaactaaactttattttactttttatgtatTAATAAGACCAATTATCAATTAGCCATGAGTGGTTCTGTGAGGCGGTTCTCCGGCACAGGTAACTGCTGACACTGACATGCTGGTGATTAGCAGGTACTGCATAATGTGAGGATAAAGGTAATGTTATTAGTTACATAGGTATTGGGGGGGAAATgtcaattttttaaaatgtctttcacCGTCAGTGTTGGCATTTTGCCCTCAGGCCGGGCGAGTGGGGGTCACacaggtgaagtgtttgaagtGTGCAGGTTAACTtccacagcaacaaaaaaatcgTGCACAGCTGACTGAGCACAAGTGTGTGAACAAGGGAGACGGTAGTTTTCCACCGGCTCTTTTATGTCAACAGCAGCTTTACTGCCACTCAGCGTGGGCGATAAACCTGTGTGAGATTTACTGGGTCACCAGTAGTTAATGTGCACACTATAGTCATTAAAATCCTGGTTGGATTCCAGCTCGGAACCTTTGTagttctcctctctctcaccttccttgtgttgctgctgtctaGAAGGTCAAAAACAAATCTTCAAATTAATATGAAATCAAAACTGCACAAAACCTGGTGACTGGACCGACCTTTCTCGCTCATAGAAGAAGCGATGCGTGGTCGGCAGCCCCCCGTCAGAGCCCGGCTCCCACCAGCAGGTAAATGTCTCCTTCTCAGGGGACCTGCAGCCGAGGAGGACTGGTTTCCCTGGTGGAGACATGCCTGGCAACACATGCGACAAACAAGCATCAGCTCCCTAGGAGTGACACGATAAGAAACAAAAAGCACGGTGACACTATGATTTAGACATAGACATGGTAAAGGGCTGGTTCGCTTATATGCTCACCTTCAGCAGGATTGAACAAAGCAGACAGTTtgggtttggttttatttacccAGGTTTTAAAGACACAACTCTGATTTCTTTGTCCAACCAGGGTTAGGGAGGCAAAAATAAATTTGTGTTCACAGAACTTAAAACCTACTATTAAATTTTGTATCATTATTTCcctaaactaaaaagtaaaatttgaaatatttaccaCTGGCACGGCTCCTCTGAATTTATGTCTAATCATGTTTTTTCAtgtcacatgcaaacacatctAAACTTTGCCTTTACATCTTCTTAATAGAGCTCTTTGTGGCCAAAAGgaaagagaacagaaaaaaaaaatttatgtttaacaaaaattaaaaaaactgagatacataaaaaaatgtaaaaaagtattttgtatatttaatatacAATTTGTAGCAATCATGTGGCTATTATAAATAGTGTCATTCAAGCCTTTGAACTTACTGTTGGACTCAACAGCTGCAGACAGCAGCAAGAGCAGAGCCAACCCGCGATCTGTCCTCATCCTGGCACAACcccttcacttcctgtgccataaaacacaaagtgacatcACAGCGTGAGGTCAACGAGGTGAACTCGTGGCTCGCCTGCGTCTTGTTTTTACCTAAAACAAGGACACGCTGCgtgaaagaacaacaaacacaaccaatGATCATTTGCTCATTTTGTAGCCAACACATACAGACCAGCTGTGGTCGTCCCATGCTGGTGGAACACGATTTACTATTCGAATTATGATTCAACATGAATGTTTATGATGTGACTGTCAGCAGCTTACGACCCTGTCAGTGGATTTTATCAAAGAATGAACgtgagaggtgacacagaaaGCACCAGAGGGTTGAAAGTGAACAGAGACTCATGAGAGGTGAGAGGTCCAGGACCTGTTCTGGTCAGGGTTGACCAGAACAGGTCAGACAACGTGAACAGTTATGAACAGTTATGTTTGGCAACAGAATGACGACATTCAGCTTCTCTGCTGTAAGATGCTCAATTGCTTCAAAGtcctctgcagcttttctgcaGGTATTT includes:
- the LOC117768145 gene encoding selenocysteine insertion sequence-binding protein 2-like, with translation MDKPFDPKPPRRLIKEPAESHTALSPHLILPNPYVSGHISKGNQSGLSPKAARRGDVPRNHGYNNSRRVGDTSDDLLWRDRSTRDPQAKASRSNNGSSAQSRVMDKSTTDAQRRGFRGTRSATNSAGTSKPAQTNLVPFEVKMADFPELAGFPPSKAAPSLLQKECWGPIPPPMSPQTQPPASTWKSGRRRSPTRPDPQQRGINVKPDPPAIPADQPAAASWANVASQPPKKIVLKEEKTITSNRKQTEENAASQEEGTAGKKRRKKKKKRAKGADEDEDLEFEEPAIYQEPPKFEDEEEFPGLTPALTRTDRFLSSSNAAKLCNEENQRIGGQHLAADQNKEKSNAAKTQSTETTKKGQVSGKKSKVPVQLDIGNMLAALEKKQQSQKAKQDAKPVILSVGGGLPVAQKQGSVQKKPPWQQGQVAHNPLDSTCPMVKKGKQREVPKAKKPTPLKKVILKEREERKHKRLLEERGLVSEDELKPVNDADEEQCDITITDEVGSPTEDLDDQSEFSGTNLMVSECEEDEKEETVEQQTTSPVPCAVSRPKIHSRKFRDYCSQMLSKDVDECVTTLLKELVRFQDRLYQKDPMKARMKRRIVMGLREVLKHLKLRKVKCVVISPNCERIQAKGGLDEALHNIIDTCREQGVPFVFALSRKALGRCVNKAVPVSLVGIFNYDGAQDHYHKMIELSSEARRAYEVMVSSLEQSDQAEAEQAANSEEELQISSMAEEAEPSPESTHPEDPEYLTIWKKMLQKEYNHTFLNFEEQLSSLCLDSECTENTDEDVKS
- the prlrb gene encoding prolactin receptor b isoform X2, which codes for MRTDRGLALLLLLSAAVESNSMSPPGKPVLLGCRSPEKETFTCWWEPGSDGGLPTTHRFFYERERLEGTHECPDYLSAGKNSCFFDKVHTSIWVDYYLTVVASNALGNATSDTFKIDVMEIVMPDAPGNISLQVMNGEDNPFLHVRWESPQNTDTKSGWVTIKYELRFKQKDGNEWKEYTSGTQTQFNLYNIDPGVTYVVQVRCRLDHSSWSEWSNSTSVKTFNHPQSEKPFWILLSSLSTVPFLTMCVLVMKRKYVKQCLLPPVPGPKIRGIDVQLLKSGRSEDVNNALIINQTFPSVAAWKDESEEYLIVSDDVRLPNSSSSQKRKKSLTIAAGFLLNFETHCKEPTPGQSDREKAEERKNEINNFANSNASLSGVGLFKKETLPEAADQSSVQLLSNCGYVDIHRHKNTQEVDVSEVDYTRVKEVNGDNILILHKDRVHGCVDVQRREENIPEDYSRVEEVVGDNQLLLQRQSTSADSSCGEKSDRYTEFTNKKPRNPHETGASVSKVGPELIVSEYVDTFPKPPLM
- the prlrb gene encoding prolactin receptor b isoform X1; amino-acid sequence: MRTDRGLALLLLLSAAVESNSMSPPGKPVLLGCRSPEKETFTCWWEPGSDGGLPTTHRFFYERERLEGTHECPDYLSAGKNSCFFDKVHTSIWVDYYLTVVASNALGNATSDTFKIDVMEIVMPDAPGNISLQVMNGEDNPFLHVRWESPQNTDTKSGWVTIKYELRFKQKDGNEWKEYTSGTQTQFNLYNIDPGVTYVVQVRCRLDHSSWSEWSNSTSVKTFNHPQSEKPFWILLSSLSTVPFLTMCVLVMKRKYVKQCLLPPVPGPKIRGIDVQLLKSGRSEDVNNALIINQTFPSVAAWKDESEEYLIVSDDVRLPNSSSSQKRKKSLTIAAGFLLNFETHCKEPTPGQSDREKAEERKNEINNFANSNASLSGVGLFKKETLPEAAAESSVQLLSNCGYVDIHRHKNTQEVDVSEVDYTRVKEVNGDNILILHKDRVHGCVDVQRREENIPEDYSRVEEVVGDNQLLLQRQSTSADSSCGEKSDRYTEFTNKKPRNPHETGASVSKVGPELIVSEYVDTFPKPPLM
- the prlrb gene encoding prolactin receptor b isoform X3, coding for MSPPGKPVLLGCRSPEKETFTCWWEPGSDGGLPTTHRFFYERERLEGTHECPDYLSAGKNSCFFDKVHTSIWVDYYLTVVASNALGNATSDTFKIDVMEIVMPDAPGNISLQVMNGEDNPFLHVRWESPQNTDTKSGWVTIKYELRFKQKDGNEWKEYTSGTQTQFNLYNIDPGVTYVVQVRCRLDHSSWSEWSNSTSVKTFNHPQSEKPFWILLSSLSTVPFLTMCVLVMKRKYVKQCLLPPVPGPKIRGIDVQLLKSGRSEDVNNALIINQTFPSVAAWKDESEEYLIVSDDVRLPNSSSSQKRKKSLTIAAGFLLNFETHCKEPTPGQSDREKAEERKNEINNFANSNASLSGVGLFKKETLPEAADQSSVQLLSNCGYVDIHRHKNTQEVDVSEVDYTRVKEVNGDNILILHKDRVHGCVDVQRREENIPEDYSRVEEVVGDNQLLLQRQSTSADSSCGEKSDRYTEFTNKKPRNPHETGASVSKVGPELIVSEYVDTFPKPPLM